One part of the Dioscorea cayenensis subsp. rotundata cultivar TDr96_F1 chromosome 2, TDr96_F1_v2_PseudoChromosome.rev07_lg8_w22 25.fasta, whole genome shotgun sequence genome encodes these proteins:
- the LOC120280696 gene encoding coiled-coil domain-containing protein 124, with the protein MPKKMGVNSKAEAARARKSATEMERKEQETRQKEDQYWREAEGSKSRSAKRREDEAEKRAEAAARKAETRKLAELEQKELELAGKKPDKKANRVAIPVPKVTEVELARQREVERQRILQNAEVEKKKQSRMADEEEYERMVLVTNSNRDDSIIEAHSLDDAIASMAVTEPPLPPDRHPERRLKASFKAFEEAELAKLKEEKPGLTLTQYRDMIWKLWKKSPDNPLNQVAE; encoded by the exons ATGCCGAAGAAGATGGGCGTGAACTCCAAGGCCGAGGCCGCGCGCGCCCGCAAGAGCGCCACGGAGATGGAGCGCAAGGAGCAGGAGACGCGCCAGAAGGAGGACCAGTACTGGCGTGAGGCGGAGGGAAGCAAATCCCGCTCCGCCAAGCGCCGTGAGGATGAAGCTGAGAAGCGTGCTGAAGCGGCTGCTCGCAAGGCGGAGACCCGGAAGCTCGCCGAGCTTGAGCAGAAGGAGCTCGAACTCGCGGGGAAAAAGCCGGATAAGAAGGCTAATCGGGTGGCTATTCCTGTTCCGAAGGTCACTGAGGTGGAGCTTGCGCGGCAGAGGGAGGTGGAGAGGCAGAGGATCCTTCAGAACGCggaagtggagaagaagaaacaGAGTCGGATGGCGGATGAGGAGGAATATGAGAGGATGGTGCTGGTGACGAACTCCAATAGGGATGATTCTATTATTGAGGCGCATTCTCTGGACGATGCGATCGCGAGTATGGCTGTGACGGAGCCGCCGCTGCCCCCTGATCGGCACCCGGAGAGGAGGCTCAAGGCTTCCTTCAAG GCTTTTGAAGAAGCAGAACTTGCCAAACTGAAGGAAGAGAAGCCAGGTCTGACCCTCACTCAATACAGAGATATGATATGGAAGCTATGGAAAAAATCACCAGACAACCCTCTTAACCAG GTTGCAGAGTGA